The following proteins are co-located in the Equus caballus isolate H_3958 breed thoroughbred chromosome 15, TB-T2T, whole genome shotgun sequence genome:
- the SH2D6 gene encoding SH2 domain-containing protein 6 isoform X1 has protein sequence MVRLSSGAPQVHRPRTLGKERPLSCTDTPLLSSLTLSRTSSVGASPDSPAWRKDAPHSCPLPGPGTWRCNHPFWKAQEEEEEEEDKYELPPCEALPLSLAPAHLPGVEEDSLYLDHPLSPSKSPPPQPEPEMLKAALSLQEAVKQGWPVGRRELGAPARVVPGPPKKPDEDVYLECEPNAVSALTQTLSSQVLTPPVPLPRTSVVPRPTPAPQEARNGAANAASKGSAAKQETPSLYLEIIPHSEVTCGLAAGRRASLSSVAPTWSTSAAETQSGEGGHEHRSLQPGLCAPSPPPCPGTSPSSCGVFQDGSLLGQPWYSGNCDRHAVESALLRFQKDGAYTVRPSSGPHGSQPFTLAVLLHGRVFNIPIRQLDGGRHYALGREGKNHEEVQSQEGCLRPGTGQQNGSGASWGKQEGKYLGKCQRAPSPSPQFPQEASPGTRLKGLTDALPPCPALLLCGRHYPALHAAAPAPRGQTQRQPAAHLPALPHQALTPQRKYTPTSGPIVCSLSRLPWAVSQVSTPPGPPCPLPQSLQALMRGIGKGCPETERASEIPPHVHPEPGSATRCCISKAGEQGSGRAPIPSPQEWLCLPIY, from the exons ATGGTGAGACTTAGTTCTGGGGCACCCCAGGTGCACAGACCCAGGACTCTGGGCAAGGAGAGGCCTCTCAGCTGCACTGACACCCCTTTACTCTCCTCCCTGACTCTTTCCAGGACAAGCTCAGTGGGAGCAAGCCCCG ACTCCCCAGCTTGGAGAAAGGATGCCCCCCACTCATGTCCTCTGCCTGGCCCAGGGACCTGGAGATGCAAC CATCCCTTCTGGAAAGcccaagaagaggaggaagaggaggaggataaATATGAGTTGCCCCCCTGTGAGGCTCTGCCCCTCagtctggcccctgcccaccttccTGGTGTGGAAGAGGACTCTTTGTACTTGG ATCACCCCCTGAGCCCATCCAAGTCACCACCACCGCAGCCTGAGCCCGAGATG CTGAAGGCAGCACTGAGCCTGCAGGAGGCCGTGAAGCAGGGCTGGCCCGTGGGGAGGAGAG agCTGGGCGCACCGGCCAGAGTG GTGCCAGGCCCTCCAAAGAAACCTGATGAGGACGTCTACCTGGAGTGTGAGCCCAATGCAG TCTCAGCCTTGACTCAGACTCTGAGCTCCCAAGTCCTGACGCCCCCAGTCCCTCTACCTAGGACATCAGTGGTGCCCAG GCCCACTCCAGCCCCCCAGGAAGCTCGGAAT GGAGCAGCGAATGCCGCCTCTAAAG GCTCTGCAGCAAAGCAGGAAACTCCCAGCCTGTACCTGGAGATCATCCCTCATTCAGAGGTCACGTGTGGCCTAGCTG CAGGAAGGAgagcctctctttcctctgtaGCCCCCACCTGGAGCACCTCAGCTGCTGAG ACTCAGTCTGGGGAAGGCGGACATGAACACAGATCACTGCAACCGGGGTTGTGTGCTCCCAGCCCCCCGCCATGCCCTGGCACATCTCCGAGCAGCTGTGGGGTATTCCAGGACGGCAGCCTGCTGGGTCAGCCTTGGTACTCGGGGAACTGTGACCGTCATGCTGTTGAGAGTGCCCTGCTCCGATTCCAAAAG GACGGGGCCTACACCGTGCGCCCCAGCTCAGGGCCTCATGGCTCCCAGCCCTTCACCCTGGCAGTGCTTCTCCACGGTCGGGTCTTCAACATTCCCATCCGGCAGCTGGATGGTGGGCGCCACTATGCCCTGGGCCGGGAGGGCAAGAACCACGAGGAG GTGCAGTCACAGGAAGGCTGCCTGAGGCCTGGAACTGGGCAGCAGAATGGCAGTGGAGCTTCGTGGGGCAAACAGGAAGggaaatatttaggaaaatgtCAACGAGCCCCCTCGCCGAGCCCACAGTTCCCTCAGGAAGCTTCTCCGGGCACGAGGCTCAAGGGACTCACTGACGCCCTGCCTCCCTGTCCAGCTCTTCTCCTCTGTGGCCGCCATTATCCAGCACTACATgcagcagcccctgcccctcGTGGACAGACACAGCGGCAGCCGGCAGCTCACCTGCCTGCTCTTCCCCACCAAGCCCTGACACCACAGCGGAAGTACACACCCACCTCTGGCCCCATAGTTTGCTCCTTGTCCCGTTTACCTTGGGCTGTCTCCCAGGTCTCCACCCCTCCAGGCCCTCCCTGTCCCTTGCCCCAGTCCCTGCAGGCCCTGATGAGAGGCATCGGGAAAGGTTGCCCAGAAACAGAAAGGGCCTCGGAGATCCCACCCCATGTTCACCCCGAGCCTGGCAGTGCCACTCGCTGCTGCATCTCCAAGGCTGGGGAGCAGGGGTCAGGCAGGGCCCCCATTCCCAGCCCCCAGGAATGGCTGTGTCTGCCCATTTACTAG
- the SH2D6 gene encoding SH2 domain-containing protein 6 isoform X5, translating into MVRLSSGAPQVHRPRTLGKERPLSCTDTPLLSSLTLSRTSSVGASPDSPAWRKDAPHSCPLPGPGTWRCNHPFWKAQEEEEEEEDKYELPPCEALPLSLAPAHLPGVEEDSLYLDHPLSPSKSPPPQPEPEMLKAALSLQEAVKQGWPVGRRELGAPARVVPGPPKKPDEDVYLECEPNAVSALTQTLSSQVLTPPVPLPRTSVVPRPTPAPQEARNGAANAASKGRRASLSSVAPTWSTSAAETQSGEGGHEHRSLQPGLCAPSPPPCPGTSPSSCGVFQDGSLLGQPWYSGNCDRHAVESALLRFQKDGAYTVRPSSGPHGSQPFTLAVLLHGRVFNIPIRQLDGGRHYALGREGKNHEEVQSQEGCLRPGTGQQNGSGASWGKQEGKYLGKCQRAPSPSPQFPQEASPGTRLKGLTDALPPCPALLLCGRHYPALHAAAPAPRGQTQRQPAAHLPALPHQALTPQRKYTPTSGPIVCSLSRLPWAVSQVSTPPGPPCPLPQSLQALMRGIGKGCPETERASEIPPHVHPEPGSATRCCISKAGEQGSGRAPIPSPQEWLCLPIY; encoded by the exons ATGGTGAGACTTAGTTCTGGGGCACCCCAGGTGCACAGACCCAGGACTCTGGGCAAGGAGAGGCCTCTCAGCTGCACTGACACCCCTTTACTCTCCTCCCTGACTCTTTCCAGGACAAGCTCAGTGGGAGCAAGCCCCG ACTCCCCAGCTTGGAGAAAGGATGCCCCCCACTCATGTCCTCTGCCTGGCCCAGGGACCTGGAGATGCAAC CATCCCTTCTGGAAAGcccaagaagaggaggaagaggaggaggataaATATGAGTTGCCCCCCTGTGAGGCTCTGCCCCTCagtctggcccctgcccaccttccTGGTGTGGAAGAGGACTCTTTGTACTTGG ATCACCCCCTGAGCCCATCCAAGTCACCACCACCGCAGCCTGAGCCCGAGATG CTGAAGGCAGCACTGAGCCTGCAGGAGGCCGTGAAGCAGGGCTGGCCCGTGGGGAGGAGAG agCTGGGCGCACCGGCCAGAGTG GTGCCAGGCCCTCCAAAGAAACCTGATGAGGACGTCTACCTGGAGTGTGAGCCCAATGCAG TCTCAGCCTTGACTCAGACTCTGAGCTCCCAAGTCCTGACGCCCCCAGTCCCTCTACCTAGGACATCAGTGGTGCCCAG GCCCACTCCAGCCCCCCAGGAAGCTCGGAAT GGAGCAGCGAATGCCGCCTCTAAAG GAAGGAgagcctctctttcctctgtaGCCCCCACCTGGAGCACCTCAGCTGCTGAG ACTCAGTCTGGGGAAGGCGGACATGAACACAGATCACTGCAACCGGGGTTGTGTGCTCCCAGCCCCCCGCCATGCCCTGGCACATCTCCGAGCAGCTGTGGGGTATTCCAGGACGGCAGCCTGCTGGGTCAGCCTTGGTACTCGGGGAACTGTGACCGTCATGCTGTTGAGAGTGCCCTGCTCCGATTCCAAAAG GACGGGGCCTACACCGTGCGCCCCAGCTCAGGGCCTCATGGCTCCCAGCCCTTCACCCTGGCAGTGCTTCTCCACGGTCGGGTCTTCAACATTCCCATCCGGCAGCTGGATGGTGGGCGCCACTATGCCCTGGGCCGGGAGGGCAAGAACCACGAGGAG GTGCAGTCACAGGAAGGCTGCCTGAGGCCTGGAACTGGGCAGCAGAATGGCAGTGGAGCTTCGTGGGGCAAACAGGAAGggaaatatttaggaaaatgtCAACGAGCCCCCTCGCCGAGCCCACAGTTCCCTCAGGAAGCTTCTCCGGGCACGAGGCTCAAGGGACTCACTGACGCCCTGCCTCCCTGTCCAGCTCTTCTCCTCTGTGGCCGCCATTATCCAGCACTACATgcagcagcccctgcccctcGTGGACAGACACAGCGGCAGCCGGCAGCTCACCTGCCTGCTCTTCCCCACCAAGCCCTGACACCACAGCGGAAGTACACACCCACCTCTGGCCCCATAGTTTGCTCCTTGTCCCGTTTACCTTGGGCTGTCTCCCAGGTCTCCACCCCTCCAGGCCCTCCCTGTCCCTTGCCCCAGTCCCTGCAGGCCCTGATGAGAGGCATCGGGAAAGGTTGCCCAGAAACAGAAAGGGCCTCGGAGATCCCACCCCATGTTCACCCCGAGCCTGGCAGTGCCACTCGCTGCTGCATCTCCAAGGCTGGGGAGCAGGGGTCAGGCAGGGCCCCCATTCCCAGCCCCCAGGAATGGCTGTGTCTGCCCATTTACTAG
- the SH2D6 gene encoding SH2 domain-containing protein 6 isoform X25, with product MRPVSSVFCPDSPAWRKDAPHSCPLPGPGTWRCNHPFWKAQEEEEEEEDKYELPPCEALPLSLAPAHLPGVEEDSLYLDHPLSPSKSPPPQPEPEMLKAALSLQEAVKQGWPVGRRELGAPARVVPGPPKKPDEDVYLECEPNAVSALTQTLSSQVLTPPVPLPRTSVVPRPTPAPQEARNGAANAASKAGRRASLSSVAPTWSTSAAETQSGEGGHEHRSLQPGLCAPSPPPCPGTSPSSCGVFQDGSLLGQPWYSGNCDRHAVESALLRFQKDGAYTVRPSSGPHGSQPFTLAVLLHGRVFNIPIRQLDGGRHYALGREGKNHEEGLPSCSG from the exons ATGAGGCCAGTCTCATCAGTCTTCTGTCCAGACTCCCCAGCTTGGAGAAAGGATGCCCCCCACTCATGTCCTCTGCCTGGCCCAGGGACCTGGAGATGCAAC CATCCCTTCTGGAAAGcccaagaagaggaggaagaggaggaggataaATATGAGTTGCCCCCCTGTGAGGCTCTGCCCCTCagtctggcccctgcccaccttccTGGTGTGGAAGAGGACTCTTTGTACTTGG ATCACCCCCTGAGCCCATCCAAGTCACCACCACCGCAGCCTGAGCCCGAGATG CTGAAGGCAGCACTGAGCCTGCAGGAGGCCGTGAAGCAGGGCTGGCCCGTGGGGAGGAGAG agCTGGGCGCACCGGCCAGAGTG GTGCCAGGCCCTCCAAAGAAACCTGATGAGGACGTCTACCTGGAGTGTGAGCCCAATGCAG TCTCAGCCTTGACTCAGACTCTGAGCTCCCAAGTCCTGACGCCCCCAGTCCCTCTACCTAGGACATCAGTGGTGCCCAG GCCCACTCCAGCCCCCCAGGAAGCTCGGAAT GGAGCAGCGAATGCCGCCTCTAAAG CAGGAAGGAgagcctctctttcctctgtaGCCCCCACCTGGAGCACCTCAGCTGCTGAG ACTCAGTCTGGGGAAGGCGGACATGAACACAGATCACTGCAACCGGGGTTGTGTGCTCCCAGCCCCCCGCCATGCCCTGGCACATCTCCGAGCAGCTGTGGGGTATTCCAGGACGGCAGCCTGCTGGGTCAGCCTTGGTACTCGGGGAACTGTGACCGTCATGCTGTTGAGAGTGCCCTGCTCCGATTCCAAAAG GACGGGGCCTACACCGTGCGCCCCAGCTCAGGGCCTCATGGCTCCCAGCCCTTCACCCTGGCAGTGCTTCTCCACGGTCGGGTCTTCAACATTCCCATCCGGCAGCTGGATGGTGGGCGCCACTATGCCCTGGGCCGGGAGGGCAAGAACCACGAGGAG GGCCTCCCAAGCTGCTCTGGATGA
- the SH2D6 gene encoding SH2 domain-containing protein 6 isoform X19, translated as MVRLSSGAPQVHRPRTLGKERPLSCTDTPLLSSLTLSRTSSVGASPDSPAWRKDAPHSCPLPGPGTWRCNHPFWKAQEEEEEEEDKYELPPCEALPLSLAPAHLPGVEEDSLYLDHPLSPSKSPPPQPEPEMLKAALSLQEAVKQGWPVGRRELGAPARVVPGPPKKPDEDVYLECEPNAVSALTQTLSSQVLTPPVPLPRTSVVPRPTPAPQEARNGAANAASKGSAAKQETPSLYLEIIPHSEVTCGLAAGRRASLSSVAPTWSTSAAETQSGEGGHEHRSLQPGLCAPSPPPCPGTSPSSCGVFQDGSLLGQPWYSGNCDRHAVESALLRFQKDGAYTVRPSSGPHGSQPFTLAVLLHGRVFNIPIRQLDGGRHYALGREGKNHEEGLPSCSG; from the exons ATGGTGAGACTTAGTTCTGGGGCACCCCAGGTGCACAGACCCAGGACTCTGGGCAAGGAGAGGCCTCTCAGCTGCACTGACACCCCTTTACTCTCCTCCCTGACTCTTTCCAGGACAAGCTCAGTGGGAGCAAGCCCCG ACTCCCCAGCTTGGAGAAAGGATGCCCCCCACTCATGTCCTCTGCCTGGCCCAGGGACCTGGAGATGCAAC CATCCCTTCTGGAAAGcccaagaagaggaggaagaggaggaggataaATATGAGTTGCCCCCCTGTGAGGCTCTGCCCCTCagtctggcccctgcccaccttccTGGTGTGGAAGAGGACTCTTTGTACTTGG ATCACCCCCTGAGCCCATCCAAGTCACCACCACCGCAGCCTGAGCCCGAGATG CTGAAGGCAGCACTGAGCCTGCAGGAGGCCGTGAAGCAGGGCTGGCCCGTGGGGAGGAGAG agCTGGGCGCACCGGCCAGAGTG GTGCCAGGCCCTCCAAAGAAACCTGATGAGGACGTCTACCTGGAGTGTGAGCCCAATGCAG TCTCAGCCTTGACTCAGACTCTGAGCTCCCAAGTCCTGACGCCCCCAGTCCCTCTACCTAGGACATCAGTGGTGCCCAG GCCCACTCCAGCCCCCCAGGAAGCTCGGAAT GGAGCAGCGAATGCCGCCTCTAAAG GCTCTGCAGCAAAGCAGGAAACTCCCAGCCTGTACCTGGAGATCATCCCTCATTCAGAGGTCACGTGTGGCCTAGCTG CAGGAAGGAgagcctctctttcctctgtaGCCCCCACCTGGAGCACCTCAGCTGCTGAG ACTCAGTCTGGGGAAGGCGGACATGAACACAGATCACTGCAACCGGGGTTGTGTGCTCCCAGCCCCCCGCCATGCCCTGGCACATCTCCGAGCAGCTGTGGGGTATTCCAGGACGGCAGCCTGCTGGGTCAGCCTTGGTACTCGGGGAACTGTGACCGTCATGCTGTTGAGAGTGCCCTGCTCCGATTCCAAAAG GACGGGGCCTACACCGTGCGCCCCAGCTCAGGGCCTCATGGCTCCCAGCCCTTCACCCTGGCAGTGCTTCTCCACGGTCGGGTCTTCAACATTCCCATCCGGCAGCTGGATGGTGGGCGCCACTATGCCCTGGGCCGGGAGGGCAAGAACCACGAGGAG GGCCTCCCAAGCTGCTCTGGATGA
- the SH2D6 gene encoding SH2 domain-containing protein 6 isoform X8 has protein sequence MVRLSSGAPQVHRPRTLGKERPLSCTDTPLLSSLTLSRTSSVGASPDSPAWRKDAPHSCPLPGPGTWRCNHPFWKAQEEEEEEEDKYELPPCEALPLSLAPAHLPGVEEDSLYLELGAPARVVPGPPKKPDEDVYLECEPNAVSALTQTLSSQVLTPPVPLPRTSVVPRPTPAPQEARNGAANAASKGRRASLSSVAPTWSTSAAETQSGEGGHEHRSLQPGLCAPSPPPCPGTSPSSCGVFQDGSLLGQPWYSGNCDRHAVESALLRFQKDGAYTVRPSSGPHGSQPFTLAVLLHGRVFNIPIRQLDGGRHYALGREGKNHEEVQSQEGCLRPGTGQQNGSGASWGKQEGKYLGKCQRAPSPSPQFPQEASPGTRLKGLTDALPPCPALLLCGRHYPALHAAAPAPRGQTQRQPAAHLPALPHQALTPQRKYTPTSGPIVCSLSRLPWAVSQVSTPPGPPCPLPQSLQALMRGIGKGCPETERASEIPPHVHPEPGSATRCCISKAGEQGSGRAPIPSPQEWLCLPIY, from the exons ATGGTGAGACTTAGTTCTGGGGCACCCCAGGTGCACAGACCCAGGACTCTGGGCAAGGAGAGGCCTCTCAGCTGCACTGACACCCCTTTACTCTCCTCCCTGACTCTTTCCAGGACAAGCTCAGTGGGAGCAAGCCCCG ACTCCCCAGCTTGGAGAAAGGATGCCCCCCACTCATGTCCTCTGCCTGGCCCAGGGACCTGGAGATGCAAC CATCCCTTCTGGAAAGcccaagaagaggaggaagaggaggaggataaATATGAGTTGCCCCCCTGTGAGGCTCTGCCCCTCagtctggcccctgcccaccttccTGGTGTGGAAGAGGACTCTTTGTACTTGG agCTGGGCGCACCGGCCAGAGTG GTGCCAGGCCCTCCAAAGAAACCTGATGAGGACGTCTACCTGGAGTGTGAGCCCAATGCAG TCTCAGCCTTGACTCAGACTCTGAGCTCCCAAGTCCTGACGCCCCCAGTCCCTCTACCTAGGACATCAGTGGTGCCCAG GCCCACTCCAGCCCCCCAGGAAGCTCGGAAT GGAGCAGCGAATGCCGCCTCTAAAG GAAGGAgagcctctctttcctctgtaGCCCCCACCTGGAGCACCTCAGCTGCTGAG ACTCAGTCTGGGGAAGGCGGACATGAACACAGATCACTGCAACCGGGGTTGTGTGCTCCCAGCCCCCCGCCATGCCCTGGCACATCTCCGAGCAGCTGTGGGGTATTCCAGGACGGCAGCCTGCTGGGTCAGCCTTGGTACTCGGGGAACTGTGACCGTCATGCTGTTGAGAGTGCCCTGCTCCGATTCCAAAAG GACGGGGCCTACACCGTGCGCCCCAGCTCAGGGCCTCATGGCTCCCAGCCCTTCACCCTGGCAGTGCTTCTCCACGGTCGGGTCTTCAACATTCCCATCCGGCAGCTGGATGGTGGGCGCCACTATGCCCTGGGCCGGGAGGGCAAGAACCACGAGGAG GTGCAGTCACAGGAAGGCTGCCTGAGGCCTGGAACTGGGCAGCAGAATGGCAGTGGAGCTTCGTGGGGCAAACAGGAAGggaaatatttaggaaaatgtCAACGAGCCCCCTCGCCGAGCCCACAGTTCCCTCAGGAAGCTTCTCCGGGCACGAGGCTCAAGGGACTCACTGACGCCCTGCCTCCCTGTCCAGCTCTTCTCCTCTGTGGCCGCCATTATCCAGCACTACATgcagcagcccctgcccctcGTGGACAGACACAGCGGCAGCCGGCAGCTCACCTGCCTGCTCTTCCCCACCAAGCCCTGACACCACAGCGGAAGTACACACCCACCTCTGGCCCCATAGTTTGCTCCTTGTCCCGTTTACCTTGGGCTGTCTCCCAGGTCTCCACCCCTCCAGGCCCTCCCTGTCCCTTGCCCCAGTCCCTGCAGGCCCTGATGAGAGGCATCGGGAAAGGTTGCCCAGAAACAGAAAGGGCCTCGGAGATCCCACCCCATGTTCACCCCGAGCCTGGCAGTGCCACTCGCTGCTGCATCTCCAAGGCTGGGGAGCAGGGGTCAGGCAGGGCCCCCATTCCCAGCCCCCAGGAATGGCTGTGTCTGCCCATTTACTAG
- the SH2D6 gene encoding SH2 domain-containing protein 6 isoform X4 — MVRLSSGAPQVHRPRTLGKERPLSCTDTPLLSSLTLSRTSSVGASPDSPAWRKDAPHSCPLPGPGTWRCNHPFWKAQEEEEEEEDKYELPPCEALPLSLAPAHLPGVEEDSLYLDHPLSPSKSPPPQPEPEMLKAALSLQEAVKQGWPVGRRELGAPARVVPGPPKKPDEDVYLECEPNAVSALTQTLSSQVLTPPVPLPRTSVVPRPTPAPQEARNGAANAASKAGRRASLSSVAPTWSTSAAETQSGEGGHEHRSLQPGLCAPSPPPCPGTSPSSCGVFQDGSLLGQPWYSGNCDRHAVESALLRFQKDGAYTVRPSSGPHGSQPFTLAVLLHGRVFNIPIRQLDGGRHYALGREGKNHEEVQSQEGCLRPGTGQQNGSGASWGKQEGKYLGKCQRAPSPSPQFPQEASPGTRLKGLTDALPPCPALLLCGRHYPALHAAAPAPRGQTQRQPAAHLPALPHQALTPQRKYTPTSGPIVCSLSRLPWAVSQVSTPPGPPCPLPQSLQALMRGIGKGCPETERASEIPPHVHPEPGSATRCCISKAGEQGSGRAPIPSPQEWLCLPIY, encoded by the exons ATGGTGAGACTTAGTTCTGGGGCACCCCAGGTGCACAGACCCAGGACTCTGGGCAAGGAGAGGCCTCTCAGCTGCACTGACACCCCTTTACTCTCCTCCCTGACTCTTTCCAGGACAAGCTCAGTGGGAGCAAGCCCCG ACTCCCCAGCTTGGAGAAAGGATGCCCCCCACTCATGTCCTCTGCCTGGCCCAGGGACCTGGAGATGCAAC CATCCCTTCTGGAAAGcccaagaagaggaggaagaggaggaggataaATATGAGTTGCCCCCCTGTGAGGCTCTGCCCCTCagtctggcccctgcccaccttccTGGTGTGGAAGAGGACTCTTTGTACTTGG ATCACCCCCTGAGCCCATCCAAGTCACCACCACCGCAGCCTGAGCCCGAGATG CTGAAGGCAGCACTGAGCCTGCAGGAGGCCGTGAAGCAGGGCTGGCCCGTGGGGAGGAGAG agCTGGGCGCACCGGCCAGAGTG GTGCCAGGCCCTCCAAAGAAACCTGATGAGGACGTCTACCTGGAGTGTGAGCCCAATGCAG TCTCAGCCTTGACTCAGACTCTGAGCTCCCAAGTCCTGACGCCCCCAGTCCCTCTACCTAGGACATCAGTGGTGCCCAG GCCCACTCCAGCCCCCCAGGAAGCTCGGAAT GGAGCAGCGAATGCCGCCTCTAAAG CAGGAAGGAgagcctctctttcctctgtaGCCCCCACCTGGAGCACCTCAGCTGCTGAG ACTCAGTCTGGGGAAGGCGGACATGAACACAGATCACTGCAACCGGGGTTGTGTGCTCCCAGCCCCCCGCCATGCCCTGGCACATCTCCGAGCAGCTGTGGGGTATTCCAGGACGGCAGCCTGCTGGGTCAGCCTTGGTACTCGGGGAACTGTGACCGTCATGCTGTTGAGAGTGCCCTGCTCCGATTCCAAAAG GACGGGGCCTACACCGTGCGCCCCAGCTCAGGGCCTCATGGCTCCCAGCCCTTCACCCTGGCAGTGCTTCTCCACGGTCGGGTCTTCAACATTCCCATCCGGCAGCTGGATGGTGGGCGCCACTATGCCCTGGGCCGGGAGGGCAAGAACCACGAGGAG GTGCAGTCACAGGAAGGCTGCCTGAGGCCTGGAACTGGGCAGCAGAATGGCAGTGGAGCTTCGTGGGGCAAACAGGAAGggaaatatttaggaaaatgtCAACGAGCCCCCTCGCCGAGCCCACAGTTCCCTCAGGAAGCTTCTCCGGGCACGAGGCTCAAGGGACTCACTGACGCCCTGCCTCCCTGTCCAGCTCTTCTCCTCTGTGGCCGCCATTATCCAGCACTACATgcagcagcccctgcccctcGTGGACAGACACAGCGGCAGCCGGCAGCTCACCTGCCTGCTCTTCCCCACCAAGCCCTGACACCACAGCGGAAGTACACACCCACCTCTGGCCCCATAGTTTGCTCCTTGTCCCGTTTACCTTGGGCTGTCTCCCAGGTCTCCACCCCTCCAGGCCCTCCCTGTCCCTTGCCCCAGTCCCTGCAGGCCCTGATGAGAGGCATCGGGAAAGGTTGCCCAGAAACAGAAAGGGCCTCGGAGATCCCACCCCATGTTCACCCCGAGCCTGGCAGTGCCACTCGCTGCTGCATCTCCAAGGCTGGGGAGCAGGGGTCAGGCAGGGCCCCCATTCCCAGCCCCCAGGAATGGCTGTGTCTGCCCATTTACTAG
- the SH2D6 gene encoding SH2 domain-containing protein 6 isoform X26, with protein sequence MRPVSSVFCPDSPAWRKDAPHSCPLPGPGTWRCNHPFWKAQEEEEEEEDKYELPPCEALPLSLAPAHLPGVEEDSLYLDHPLSPSKSPPPQPEPEMLKAALSLQEAVKQGWPVGRRELGAPARVVPGPPKKPDEDVYLECEPNAVSALTQTLSSQVLTPPVPLPRTSVVPRPTPAPQEARNGAANAASKGRRASLSSVAPTWSTSAAETQSGEGGHEHRSLQPGLCAPSPPPCPGTSPSSCGVFQDGSLLGQPWYSGNCDRHAVESALLRFQKDGAYTVRPSSGPHGSQPFTLAVLLHGRVFNIPIRQLDGGRHYALGREGKNHEEGLPSCSG encoded by the exons ATGAGGCCAGTCTCATCAGTCTTCTGTCCAGACTCCCCAGCTTGGAGAAAGGATGCCCCCCACTCATGTCCTCTGCCTGGCCCAGGGACCTGGAGATGCAAC CATCCCTTCTGGAAAGcccaagaagaggaggaagaggaggaggataaATATGAGTTGCCCCCCTGTGAGGCTCTGCCCCTCagtctggcccctgcccaccttccTGGTGTGGAAGAGGACTCTTTGTACTTGG ATCACCCCCTGAGCCCATCCAAGTCACCACCACCGCAGCCTGAGCCCGAGATG CTGAAGGCAGCACTGAGCCTGCAGGAGGCCGTGAAGCAGGGCTGGCCCGTGGGGAGGAGAG agCTGGGCGCACCGGCCAGAGTG GTGCCAGGCCCTCCAAAGAAACCTGATGAGGACGTCTACCTGGAGTGTGAGCCCAATGCAG TCTCAGCCTTGACTCAGACTCTGAGCTCCCAAGTCCTGACGCCCCCAGTCCCTCTACCTAGGACATCAGTGGTGCCCAG GCCCACTCCAGCCCCCCAGGAAGCTCGGAAT GGAGCAGCGAATGCCGCCTCTAAAG GAAGGAgagcctctctttcctctgtaGCCCCCACCTGGAGCACCTCAGCTGCTGAG ACTCAGTCTGGGGAAGGCGGACATGAACACAGATCACTGCAACCGGGGTTGTGTGCTCCCAGCCCCCCGCCATGCCCTGGCACATCTCCGAGCAGCTGTGGGGTATTCCAGGACGGCAGCCTGCTGGGTCAGCCTTGGTACTCGGGGAACTGTGACCGTCATGCTGTTGAGAGTGCCCTGCTCCGATTCCAAAAG GACGGGGCCTACACCGTGCGCCCCAGCTCAGGGCCTCATGGCTCCCAGCCCTTCACCCTGGCAGTGCTTCTCCACGGTCGGGTCTTCAACATTCCCATCCGGCAGCTGGATGGTGGGCGCCACTATGCCCTGGGCCGGGAGGGCAAGAACCACGAGGAG GGCCTCCCAAGCTGCTCTGGATGA